The genomic interval CGTCAAGGTCAAAATTTCTGATAATTGGATTCGGATTAATTCTACTTTTGTCGTCAGGTATTGTGATAGGAAGTCAGCACTATTTCAATTATACAAAACAGTCAGTTCCAGCCAATAAGGAGTAACAAGGTACTGTACAATGCCGCAAGAGAAGAAAAAGCCGCAAGTTCCAGATACTATAATTAAAGTTGGTAGGCAAGGTGCTATATATCAACAGAAAACCTATCAAATTCTTGAAAGAACTTATGGTTCTACACACGAAGATTCAGAAGAATATGAAGAAATTATTGTAGATAGATCCGCCGCAGAAATTATTGATCAAATCAATAAAAGGGTTAAAAGCCCTTACTATTCTCTCTATTGTGGGATTGCTGCAATATTATTCTTATTCATTTACTACCCATTGTCTATTGTTTTAGCAGTTGCAACATACGTAGTCTATAGAGCAGATGTTAAACGAAAAACGACACCACTTTTTTATGAATTTTCTGATGATTACTCAGAGAAGAAATTTCATGACGGCATTGAATCTTTTTCTAATCTGGCTGTAACGAAAAATTCATGGCGATTAAAATCAAAAGTTGCTGTTGGCGATTGGAAGAGAAACGCTGGCTCTAACTCGGCACTCATTCGGCATCGCTCAAAGATTGGTAAACAGAGTCCAAATCTGCTTAAAACTAACGTTGAAGTGTGGGGAGTAGATGCTGGAAGTATTAAATTGTATCTACTGCCTGATCGTTTCTTTGTATTTCAAGATGGTATTTATAGTGCAATTTCTTATAGTGAAGTTCAAGCATCCTTACAGGACTTGGAATACGTAGAACAAGAGTCATTGCCTAGTGATGCAACTGTTATTGGGAAAACCTGGAAATATGTTCGCCGTGATGGTGGCGCGGATCGACGATTCAATAATAATCGTCAGCTCCCTATCGTAAGGTATGGGGTAGTTGCGTTTTCTTCACCAAACTTTACTGCCTATTTAATTGTTTCCAGTCTCGGAATTGCTTCATCTTTTACCCAATCCTTTTCTAAAATTTTAGCTTCATCTAGTACTGGTACTAAATCTCTACCTCTCTCAGATAGTCAATTTCAAGCTGCTTCACTAGAAACGGATCATTCTCTAGAGCATCTAGAACCTTTGAGAAAAGCAGCATCTCAAGGTTCAGAATTAACAACTAGCCAAATCGCTCAGTTGCTTGGTGTGTCTACTTCGTTTATCACTAAAAATCCCGTCAGCTTTGACTACGAAGGGTTTCGTTTTGTTCGTTCAGGTCGTTCAGGTCGTCAAATATCTTGGAAAGTTGAGTACCTTTAGATATTGTCTGCAAATGCAACCTAATCGGGTAACAGGGAGGTTTTCCCTCCCCGTCCCCACGGCACCCCGCGTGCGGCTCCGCACGGGGCGCGTCCTCAGAAAGGTTTAGACGATCCAATACCAAGGAATTGGTGTCTAGGGCTGGTTACGCAATTAAGCGCCGACAATTTAGCTCCCCCATCCGGGTTCATCGCCACGTCGAGCTTTACGGCTCCTCCCTGCTCTCTGAAGTTCAGCCCTTCACCCTGTCTCACCCATTACAATGAGCGTTTGGCTACTATGGCTACGGCACGACTTCTGCTCAATCACCCCCAGCGTTACCACCAGACGCGCTGCCTCAATTTCCGTAGGGTTCTGTGGCTCCCTAACCGTTTCCAGCTAGACCTCAATCAGACTCCCTTAGACACTCAGACCGCCTCTTGAGCAGATCTCCCCAGATAAGAGCGTGAACTGTCGCTGCACCACTGCATCATTTACTGTGTTCCTTGAACCAAATGGCTTTGTTGTGTTGTGCCAACTCGCCACAGGAATCTCAGCCTTCTATGATGTTTCTGTTCGTCAGTTCGCAGCTTTGCCGCTGGCTTCCTTCAGACCCTTCCTCGCGGAAACGCCCTTGCCTTAAGCTAGTCGTTAGCGTCACTCGGATCTTTTCGATCATTTGGACGTTGGTTCTCCGACAGGGGACTTTCACCCCATGAGTTCACGCCCATGCTGGGCGTACACACTACGTTGGTGCGGACTAGCAAATGATCTTGGTTGAGGTGTAGAAGTTATTGGTAGCCGCTCAACCGGAACGTTATGGTTTAATTTTTATTTCACCTTTGCGATCGCAGTTCGGTGACGGGGACTGTTGGGGGCGATCGTGGGTTGTTCAAATCCCGCACCAATCAACGCTTGCTCTAAATCCAGGGCAAAGTATTGATCCAGATAAGGCTCTGTACTTTTAAGCAAGGTCAGAACGTAGGGTGGCATCTTCAGGAAAACCTCCGATTTGGGGTTCATGTCCATCAGCGCCAAATGCCCCCCGGACGAAGCAACCGACGGGCTTCTTGAAAGATGGCAACAGCGGCGCTCTGAGGCAATTCATGAAACACCAGACAGGCAGAAACAAGATCGAAGGATGCAGCGGGAAGTCCGGTCGCTTCGGCGGGGGCGTGGAGCCAGTGGGGGGGTGTGGGGTGTGGGGTGTGGGGTGTAGTGAAAAGTTTTGAGTTTTGAGTTTTGAGTTTTGAGTTTTGAATTAAAGAATTCTCCGCGCCCCCGTGTCCCCGTGTCCCCGTGTCTTTCTTGCCCTCTGCCCTCTGCCCTCTGCCCTCTGCCTTTCTCTCCGCGTCCTCGCGTCCCCGCGTCTCCGTGTCGTTCTTCTGACCCCTAATCCCCGATCGATAGTTGGCAACTGCCAGGAAGTAGGGAGACAGATCAACACCCGTGACGGTTGCTTCTGGATAGGTGGCTTGCAGGGCGAAGGTACTCATTCCAGCACCACATCCCAGATCAACGATGTCTCTGGGGGGTTGGGGTAGCATTGCGGTGAGAACAGCATGGTAGCTCTGACGCAGACGGGCATCTCCCTGGGCACCGGCATCCTTCCAGATGTGGGCATGCACGGCACGGGCGGCAACTTCCACTTCCAGGGCGGGGTTCCAACCGAGATTGCCTTCTTCGTAGGCATGGAAGGAGGTGACGTAATACTCCGGGTATTTCAAATCGGGATCTTTGACCTGAGCCAGATCCGTCTCCCAGTCATGCGTTTTCAACGCTTCGACTTCTTTTGTCCAATAGACGCCAATGGACTCTGCCCGTTTAACCATCATCTGACGCGCCTGGTGCTTTGCCAGATTTGCCAACGGTTTGATCCTCAGGATTCCATTGACCAGCTGAGAGACAAGGTTAGGGGTAGAAGCAGTGGTAGCCATCGTTCAAAAGTCGCTTGAGTTACCTGTGCCATTATTGTAGGGGTTTAGATACCAATTTTATGCAGGCACTGACAACGGTTTGGGGTTGCGGGCGGAAGTCCACTGGCAAAAGGGAGGGGCGATCGCCCGATCAGAATGAATTGCCATATACAACTCGACAAATTCATCATTCGGGAGCAAGCCAACCGGGTCGATCGCCAGATGGTGTTTAATTCCGGTAACGAGATACATATCAATCTCCCCTTTATTCTTGGCGGCGACTTTGCCTCGATACTCAAACTGAAAGAAATCTTTGATGGCACTAAAGGTGGCTTGGGAAATATTGACTCGCCCCGGAATCCCACAGGACTCCATTCGGGAGGCTGTATTTACCGTGTCGCCCCAGACATCATAGGCAAACTTTTTTTGACCAATCACACCGGCTAGTAAAGGACCGGAATGAACACCAATTCGGATATCCCAATAGGGTTGATTTTGCTTAATTTTCTGGGCTTTGTGCAAATGCATAAATAATTGCATTTCAATCGCTGCCAGCACCGTATCAACAGCGTGGGTGCGGTTTGGAGTGGGGATTCCCCCGGCACACATGTAGCTATCGCCAATTGTTTTGAGCTTTTCCAAATTGTATTTTTCAACAATGCGATCGAAGTAAGAGAAGCAATGATCTAACTCGGCAACTAAGACCTCTGGAGCCATCTTTTGCGAGAGTTTTGTAAAATCTTTGAAATCGGTAAATAGAACAGAAGCCGATTCGTAATAAACGGGTTTTACCTTACCAAAATGTTTCAATTCGCTGGCAACTTCAACAGGCAAAATATTCAACAAAAGCTGATCAGACTTGGATTTCTCTACCTCCAGTTGGGAATAGAGTTGATTCAATTCCTCAAATCGAGCGGCATTCTGAATTGCCGCCGCAATTTGCAGCGCTAACAAATACCCAATCCGGCTGTCATCAAGGGTGTAAGCATTTGCTTGACGGGTTGCAAAGTTAATCGTCCCGATAATCTGCCGCTGATTTTCGAGCGGAACAATCAGACCAGACGCATAAACGGGTAAGGAGATGGGAGAACCCTCCTGCACTAACTGGGGCTTCCCCGAGTCCAGCGTTAGTCCAATGAAACCGGTAGGAGCGATCGCCGCCTGGTTCAGCTCCAGGGGCGAACCAAACAGCGTTTTCAACTGGTAGCTGTCCTGGTGCCATAGAAAAATACTGAGATGGTCAAAGTCAAGCAGCCATTTTGCTTGCTTGCCCACCACCTGCAAAATCTCTTCTAGATTGAGGGAACGATTAATTGCCAGGGCAATTTCGTGAATGGTGACAACTCGACTGGAAAGCGCCTGCACGTTTGCTAACAATTGCCGTGTCGTTTGCAGCAGTTGTTCCGGGTTCTGGGCTGTCAATGCTTCGTTGGGGGGAGGTTCGGAGGAAGAAATCATAGGGAATCAATGTCGAGGGCGATCGCATCTGTGTACTGATTCACCTGGGCAAACAGGCAAGCTGTGGCAATAATCTCAAAAATTTCTGAGTCATCCAAACCTAATTGGTGCAACTGTTGATAATGGGCATCGGTCAGCGACTGAGGATTTGTAGCGGCTATCAACCCAAAGTTGATCACTGCTTTCTCCCGTTCAGGTAAGGGACAGTTGGCAAAATCAAGAACCAACATTTGCAAAACTTCCTCACTGATCCCCAGTGCTGATAGGCTGTGTAGATGTACCTTGAGGGCATATTCGCTGCGGTTTGCCTGGGAAATGGCAACGCCGATCATTTCTTTTAGAATGCGTGGCAGACTTCCCTCCAAAATGACCGATCGAAACTGGTTCCAGCTTGCTTCTAGGAAGCCTGGATAGATTGCCATTGATTTGAACAAATTAGGAACAATGCCAAACCCCAATTCTGACCGAATCTCCTCATAAACCGATCTGGCTTTAGGGTCTGTCAGGGAATCATATTCCCAGATTGGAAAGCGCGACATATTTGGTTAAGTGTCAGATGTTAGGTGTCAGATATTCATTATTGGCACAACCATCAGTCATCATGGGTAAGTTGGCTACAGTCGCTATTCGCTGCTGCCTGGACACTTTCCACTGCGATGGTTCAGAGTTGAGTCCACCCTTAATGACGCCCTGATCCTGGCGATTAGGGCTAAGCTGAATATGTTTAATCAAAAACTTTTTTCACCGGGTAGATGGTGCCCGTTCCAGAGCAACAGCAGCAAGCTTTTTAGCTGGGTAGACGACCGTTCCAGTGGAATACAAAGCAAAATCAGGGAAACTTCAGATAGGGAAACTTAACCATAAGGCAAAAAACTGCTGATGCATCCTGTTTGCCAGACCTGCATGGAGATTGAAAAGGGGATTGACATTCTACTTTTCTAAGTGAAGATAACACTTCAGTGATGATTTGTCATTGGGACTTCAGTAAATTCATCAAATTTTTCAGCAGAAAAACGGTTGTCTCTCAACAAGGAATTTCGTAGTTTCATTGCTGCTTTAGGACGTTCCGATGGCGATCGGTTCTTGAATTCTATTTTTGCTTTGATCCCTTAAAAGACCCTGCATATCCACCAATCCTTCCGCCTGAGGCGTTAATCTGGGAAAGATGGTGTATCTTTTATTCTCCTATCACAATAATCGTCACCTTGGGTTATAGGGTCATTTTCCATGTCAAAGTCTTATTTTGATGACAACAACGGTCATAGATCTTTTGAGTTACCTGGTGCCAGACCGCATTACAACCCCGATCGTCCGGGACAGGTCGAGCATATTTTTTTGGATTTAACGTTGGATATTCCCAATCAAAGTTATGAGGGAATCTGTACGATTCGATTGAACCCCGTTCGAGATGGGATTGACCGTTTAAGCCTGGATGCGGTGAATCTGGACATTCAGGCAGTCAAGATTGGCGAAACACATCAAACATTTGACTACGATGGAGAACAAGTGCATGTTCGGCTGAAGCAAGCTACCCTGGCTGGACAACCGATTGAGTTGGCGATCGCCTACGGAGTTGAGAAACCCCAGCGGGGGATTTACTTTATTCAACCGGACCAATATTATCCCACCAAACCCACCCAGGTATGGACCCAGGGCGAGGATGAAGACTCCCGCTTCTGGTTCCCCTGCTTCGACTATCCAGGACAACTGGCAACCTCAGAAATTCGGGTTCGCGTTCCCAAATCATTGATTGCCGTTTCCAACGGGGAACTGATTCAGGCGGAAGCAGACGGAGAATACAAGATTTACCACTGGCACCAGAAAGAGGTGCATCCAACCTACTTGATGACCCTGGCGGTAGGAGACTTTGCTGAACTGCGGGATGAGTGGAACGGCAAACCTGTGACCTACTACATCGAAAAAGGCAAGGAGCAGGAAGCCCGCCTCAGTATGGGCAAAACGCCCCAAATGATCGAGTTTTTTAGCCAAAAATTTGGCTACCCCTATCCCTATCCCAAATACGCCCAGGTCTGTGTTGATGATTTTATCTTTGGCGGGATGGAGAACACGTCTACCACCTTGCTGACCGATCGCTGCCTGCTAGATGAA from Kovacikia minuta CCNUW1 carries:
- a CDS encoding carboxymuconolactone decarboxylase family protein gives rise to the protein MSRFPIWEYDSLTDPKARSVYEEIRSELGFGIVPNLFKSMAIYPGFLEASWNQFRSVILEGSLPRILKEMIGVAISQANRSEYALKVHLHSLSALGISEEVLQMLVLDFANCPLPEREKAVINFGLIAATNPQSLTDAHYQQLHQLGLDDSEIFEIIATACLFAQVNQYTDAIALDIDSL
- a CDS encoding class I SAM-dependent methyltransferase, with the protein product MATTASTPNLVSQLVNGILRIKPLANLAKHQARQMMVKRAESIGVYWTKEVEALKTHDWETDLAQVKDPDLKYPEYYVTSFHAYEEGNLGWNPALEVEVAARAVHAHIWKDAGAQGDARLRQSYHAVLTAMLPQPPRDIVDLGCGAGMSTFALQATYPEATVTGVDLSPYFLAVANYRSGIRGQKNDTETRGREDAERKAEGRGQRAEGKKDTGTRGHGGAENSLIQNSKLKTQNSKLFTTPHTPHPTPPHWLHAPAEATGLPAASFDLVSACLVFHELPQSAAVAIFQEARRLLRPGGIWR
- a CDS encoding adenylate/guanylate cyclase domain-containing protein produces the protein MISSSEPPPNEALTAQNPEQLLQTTRQLLANVQALSSRVVTIHEIALAINRSLNLEEILQVVGKQAKWLLDFDHLSIFLWHQDSYQLKTLFGSPLELNQAAIAPTGFIGLTLDSGKPQLVQEGSPISLPVYASGLIVPLENQRQIIGTINFATRQANAYTLDDSRIGYLLALQIAAAIQNAARFEELNQLYSQLEVEKSKSDQLLLNILPVEVASELKHFGKVKPVYYESASVLFTDFKDFTKLSQKMAPEVLVAELDHCFSYFDRIVEKYNLEKLKTIGDSYMCAGGIPTPNRTHAVDTVLAAIEMQLFMHLHKAQKIKQNQPYWDIRIGVHSGPLLAGVIGQKKFAYDVWGDTVNTASRMESCGIPGRVNISQATFSAIKDFFQFEYRGKVAAKNKGEIDMYLVTGIKHHLAIDPVGLLPNDEFVELYMAIHSDRAIAPPFCQWTSARNPKPLSVPA